The stretch of DNA AAAATCCCCTCTCCCAAGTTTGGGAGAGGGCTAGGGTGAGGGTTGATTTTAAACCCCTCTCTCTAACTCTCTCCCCTGAGGGGAGAGAGGATTTATAGGAAAAATCCCTTAATGAGTAATCTCCTTCTGGCCCTTATTTTGCAAAGACTCTCCCAGACAAAGCGCCATAAACGCAATAAAAAAGTATCCCGACCCTGAGTAAAAAAGCAGAGAGTCAGAGACATTGCCTACCGCAAAGACAAGCAATAGTGCTAAAGCCGTGAAGCGATATTCTTTTAAACGATTGGCGGCACTAAGCAGTCCCAGATAAAAGGCAGCAAACAGTAGAATACCTGTCAAGCCGAATTCAACGGCGATCAGCCAGTATTGGCTGTGGGGTTCCAGTAACCGCCGATCCCAGGAGGGCACTGGTTTATGCATTTTGAATTGATAGGTAAAGCTTGCAGTTCCATTACCAAACAAGGGATGTTGTTTGAATAACTGTTTAGCGAAGTTATGAAACTGTAAGCGATAACCTACCGACGTATCTTTATAAGCGTGGTAATAATCAAGCTCCGCTTTCACCTGGTGAATCCCGAAATTCATTGCCGGGCTTAATTTATAACATACAGCAAATAATGCCAGAATCAGAGTAATCGCTATCAGGGCTTGTTTTCTGCTAAAAAGCTGGCAGGCAAGGGTCATCATCAAAAGAAAATAAATGACATAGCCTGTGCGGCCTGTGCTTATAAAAAGTACCTGGTAAGTGCAGAGCAGATAAATCAGGGCATACGCATAGCGGCCTGTGGTCTTGCGCTGAAAAAAGTAATAAGCGGATAGATAGGCCGCAAAAGACATCATAATGCCGGTCATAATATGGTTACGGAAAACCGCATCGGCATTAACCTTGCCGCCCGGAATGACATTTTTGGATTGTAAAATGGATAAAATGCAGGTTAAAAGCATTCCTGCCAGAAAGGCATGTACTGCTTTTCGGCGGGTGTCCGCTTCCACAAATCCCAAGGTTAACAAAGGCAAGTAGACAAATTTACTATATTTTTCAATGACCAGCAATTTTTCTCCCCAGCTTGCAGGGCTCCAGAAACTGGCCGCCAGTGCCAAAGAAAACAGGGATAACGCAAGCAAACTCCAGGGTTTACGAAATATAGCCGCCAGATTATCACGATAATGAGGAGTAAAAATAATTGAAAGAACAGCCAGCCCCAGGAAGATACTTTTTGCTGTTGAACTTAAGGGTTCAACAAAGAATAAGCCGATCAAAAAGAGGGGGGGCAGATTATAGGTCGACAGTCTCTGCCAGGTAGCTTGCAAGGTTTGCATGGATAATCATTTCTATTGGAAAAGACCGTATTGTACTCATTTTAAACCGGGAAATCGATAGAGACTCTAATTTACAATCCCTCTCTCTAACTCTCTCCCTGAGGGAGAGAGGATGGAGTGAGGATTTTCTTCGCATAGCGCAACTAACAAAATTACCTCTCCCAGCTGGGAGAGGCCAGGGTGAGGCTTAAAGGCTTTCTAAAGTGATTGCTGAATTGCCTGCGCTTGTTGTAAGTGCTGGCTTACGTGAGCGCGTGTTCTTTCCAAATGAGCGCGCAGCATCGGATTA from Legionella quinlivanii encodes:
- a CDS encoding O-antigen ligase family protein — encoded protein: MQTLQATWQRLSTYNLPPLFLIGLFFVEPLSSTAKSIFLGLAVLSIIFTPHYRDNLAAIFRKPWSLLALSLFSLALAASFWSPASWGEKLLVIEKYSKFVYLPLLTLGFVEADTRRKAVHAFLAGMLLTCILSILQSKNVIPGGKVNADAVFRNHIMTGIMMSFAAYLSAYYFFQRKTTGRYAYALIYLLCTYQVLFISTGRTGYVIYFLLMMTLACQLFSRKQALIAITLILALFAVCYKLSPAMNFGIHQVKAELDYYHAYKDTSVGYRLQFHNFAKQLFKQHPLFGNGTASFTYQFKMHKPVPSWDRRLLEPHSQYWLIAVEFGLTGILLFAAFYLGLLSAANRLKEYRFTALALLLVFAVGNVSDSLLFYSGSGYFFIAFMALCLGESLQNKGQKEITH